The Brachypodium distachyon strain Bd21 chromosome 4, Brachypodium_distachyon_v3.0, whole genome shotgun sequence nucleotide sequence ggcttccttgagggcgaacgccgaacccttacaaacttgaccggggcaaactccacaactcaataaaaaggctcccaatccaagcctcaacctcctcacacaccaagggagagctcgaggtgaccgcttccgtctagggttcccaacaacccaagagaaacgaaatccacaaagaaaacaacggGAATCAAccttttgacttggtgaaaccctagagatcttctcctccaatccttaaagaatcaagagttatgagtggctagggagggagatcttgaagatttaagcttgaggtgttcttgaGATGAGTTGGGGTGTTCTTGGCTGCTTACTTGGTTATTTagctcgttggggacgaaggggtatataaGTGGGTTCCCAAAAATCGAGCCGTTAGGCACAGGTCAGggtaggccggaacttccgctgaatagccggaacttccggctgaccggaagttccggatattcaccggaagttccgcaaaTTCCTCCGGGACTAACAGAGAGAACCCGGAGGTTCGGGCGGAAGttcacccggaacttccgccgccTGGAATCCTGAAATGCCAAAAACACCTTCTGAAAACAGTTTTCGACTCACACCtttttttgggtaggctttttagtgggtgcaatttggtgtagatgtgtacgtgaaattgattcacccgttaccttcccttgtggatcccctcttaatagtacggatgtcctacgactcaaaacaaccgaaaaagccgctaaacaccgctacgcttctttcctttttagggGTCCACAATTCATCTTGTGTCGAGTTATTTATAAAACCTGAAATACTTAGCACAAGATAAGATAACAAAACaggttgtcatcaccaccaaaactatttaggagagaaatgccctttcaactAGTTCTAATAGTTGAGATGCCGGAGCAAAAAGGTCCAAGATAGTCCGAGTGGAGACGTGGCATCATCCAAGCGTCCGTCTGTCCGTTGTGTATTTTTAGCAAAGAGACCTCCCACGTGGAACAAATAACACGAAGCTCCCCACACACAGGTAGAGAGATCATTTGACAAAAAGCCGCCTGACGCTCGTCTCTCCCAGAAACCGCTTCGTCTCCCTCTCTGTTCATCTTGgtgcctcgacaacgccatGATCATGTTAGTGTACATCCTAATGCTTCCTCGCTTTCCCAGTCTGCTCCTTAACATAACAACATTGAAAATGGCCAGTGAATCAGTTGAACAAAAAGGCCAGGAACAAGGGGATTGACGAAATCACAAAATATATGCAAAATTACCTTTGAGCATTCCCTTGGGTCCCAGGAGGCCTCCGGTAACCTTTGTCTAGCCACCGCCGCGCTCCGCGAACTATCCCAAGACCACCTGTTTGTTCTAATCCCTCTCGAATTGTCGTCGCCGGTAGCCATCAAGATTCTAGGGTTCGAGCCGGCCACGTGAGAGAAGAGGAATGGGGATGAACTAACTGCTTTTGAGAGATTTCGAGACTAAATTATACTAACTTCAGGGGGTTATCAGCAAAAAACTAAAACCGACTAAACAGCCTACGTGTGGACTTCTGATTGGTTTGGACCTCCAATGAATCCGCATCTCAACTATTAGGACTAGCCCACCCCATTTTTCAACAAGTTGGACTAATTTGCCCCCACCTCTCAACTATTTGGACCACGGGTGTATATAGCTTGATATGTTTTGGTGATAcgtcttatattttggaacgcGGGGAGTATATCAGAGTTGGGGCCGGTCCAATTCACACCTAGACGTATTAAATTTCAAGTTTATATTTCGTCATCTATTAAACTCCGTACTACTCCGGAGTTTAAGGCTCATATCTCACTTTTCTGCTAAAAAAATCTTAATTGCAACGAGCGAGAAAAATAGGCCGTGTTAATGAGAGCAATAAGAACATAAGAAAACAACCGAATATTCTAATCTAGCGATAAGATGAAGTTCACATTATCCCTAGAAAAATAGGCCGTGTCAactgatctctaactaaaaaccAGCCAACTTTTCAatatcaaaaacaaaacaaaaaccaacagtgttaagaaaaaaagacaatATATAGGACTACAGGAGGGCACCTTCCTCGCGTGCCTTCGAGGATGGGTTCTTTGCTTCCGGTCTTGTTATACTCTTTGTATCCAAAGCTCAAACTGTTACACTAATTATTTTAGCGAAGCTTCTGAGTTACGGGAGATTCTTACCTTTAGACTCCTCAAAATTAGATCATATATCGATATGTTTTGGTGATAcgccttatattttgaaacgcAGTGAGTATATCAAAATTAGGGGTGGTCCAGTTCACACCCAGACGTATTAAGTTTCAAGTTTATATTTCATCATCTattatactccgtactactcCAGACTTTAAAGCTCATATCtcacttttctgcaaaaatcGTAATAGCAACGAGCGAGAAAAACAGGTCGTGTTAATGATAGCAATAAGAACATAAGAAACAACCGAATATTCTAATTTAGCGATAAGATGAAGTTCACATCATCCCTAGACTCTGATTGCGGTTATCCTGGCCTGGACTAGCCCATAAACACCAACGAATCAGCCAACACGGTCAGTATCACACGAAAGAAGAGCAATATACACCAAATCCTCCAAACAACTTAAAACATCAAATCAGATCTCTGTTTGAGTAGTTCAGCAAACAGAGAGATTCTCTGCCGCTGAATCCATGCCTGATTGAGACGCCAGGGCGCGCGGCGTGTTCCAGGAGACCTTTTCGTGccacggccggccggcagacGTCGTACGTACGCGGAGGAAGATTGGAGCCATGCCCTTCCCGGCCGGCATCTGGCGCCTCCGCATTGTCCCTACTCCTCCGTTGCCTGGCCCCAGCACACGCAGCAAACCAGCCAACAAACCCCCCGGGCGCCGGCCTTCGAAACCATCGCCGTCTTTTCCGCTTGGAATAATCCCGGAATTAACCACCCGTCAAAAAAAatcccccaaaaaaaaaagcacccgtgcgtgcgtgccaGCGCCACCAGCCGCCATGCATGCAGCCGTATCCCACCGGCTCCCCGCGCCAATATCTTTGCTTCTTGTTCGCGATCAGAATCCAACTGGCCTGGCCGAGCACCTCAGGCTCAAGGGGGTTTAACCAGTGAGTCGTCAGCGATCGAGTCGAGTTGTGTTGGATCGATCATGGGGAGAATAAGGATCCTTGCCGCCGCTGTTGTGCTGGCGTTGCTGGCGTGTTGGCCGACGTGTGAGGTCCGAGGCAAGGAGACGGACGACGTGCTGACGTCCCTGGTCGAGTTCCTGGCAACGCTCGCCGGCGGAGATCCCGCAGCCCCGCAGCGCATCGGGTGGAACGCTTCCGTCGACCCgtgcgccggcaccggcgttGCCTCGCAGTGGGGCAAGACAGTCACGTGCTTCGACACCACGGAGACCAACGCGGGCCACGTCAAGAAGATCGAGCTGGAAGCCCTGGGCCTGAGCGGCACCATCGACGCGGCCAGCCTctgcgccgcgccggcgctccGCGTGGTGAGCCTGCAGGGCAACGCGCTGCGCGGGGAGCTCCCCGCGGGCGTCTCGGCCTGCTCGGGCCTCACCCACCTCTACGTCGACGGGAACCGCCTCTCCGGACCCCTGCCCGGCTCCTCCGTCTCCCAGCTCAGGAAGCTCCTCGTGCTCGACGTCTCCAGGAACGACTTCTCGGGCGAGCTCCCGGCCGGCCTCAGCGCGGTGCACGGGCTGAAAAGGTTCATCGCGAACGACAACCAGTTCGTCGGAACCGTTCCGGATTTCAACCTCCCGAGCTTGGAGAACTTCACCGTGTCCAACAATAACCTCACGGGCCCGATCCCGCAGAGCCTCCAGAGGTTCGGCAGCGAAAGCTTCTCCGGGAACGCCGCCGGCATGTGCGGCGAGCCTGCCTTGTCCGCTTGCCCACTACCACCGCCCAACGACGAGACGGCGGATCAGGACGAGGAGGATAAGGAGAGCAAATCGAGGAGAACGCGGCGGGTCCTCATGTACCTCGGCTACGCGCTCCTCGGCGCCGTCATACTGGGCTTCGTCGTCTACAAGATCTGCtccaggaagaggaagaacaagcTCGGCAGGAAGTCCAGGGGCGGCAAGGTCAAGGACGCGTTCGACAGCAGCGacccgacgacgacgacgacgatgacggcgAGCAAGTCGGCGTCTGCGGCGTCGGCATACTCGCTGCCGGCTTCCGTGGagcggagcgcggcggcggcgccgtcgacgTCGTCGCTGGTGGTGCTGCGGCGGTCGGGCACCGCCTCGGTGAcctcgacggcggccgcggcggcggccaaggagCTGCGGTTCGAGGACCTGCTCAAGTCCCCCGCGGAGCTGCTGGGCCGCGGGCGCTACGGGAGCTCGTACAAGGTGGTGGTGCCCAGCGGGGCGGCGCTGGCGGTGAAGCGGGTCAAGGACGCGTCGGTGAGCGACGACGAGTTTAGAAGGAGGATGGAGCGGGTCGCGCGCGCCAGGCATCCGGCCGtcctgccgccgctcgcctTCTACTGCGCCGCGCAGGAGAAGCTCGTGGTCTACGAATTCCTCGCCAACGGCAGCCTCGCCAAGATACTCCACGGTACGCCAAATAAAATCTCCTTCGATACCGGTCGAATTCTAAGAAATCAAATTCACTGGTTAGAATATTGCACTATCTCAAAATTAAGTTCATTTTTTAGTCACGGAAATATCGCCATTTTTTAGaaattatgtactccctctgtccaaaataaatgacatgaatttgtataagaatttatacaatttcacgtcacttattttaagacggagagagtagattTTTTGTCAAGGATTAGTTACTCCAAGCACGCCGCAATCTCAAAATATTCATGCCTAATTTCACAATTTTTGACTAATTTTGTCATTTAGTTGAATGTGTACAAAATTTTCGTAAATACAACATATTGTCGGTTTGACTTTCACAAAATTTCTTCAAAATTGCAAAACAGTATTCTATTGTAGAGCTAAGATATTTAATTTCTTATAGGAACAAAAACATGTCTTCCCAGCATAGAAACATTTATTATCAAACAATTAATATTTTTCGAAAAAACTCACGagaatattttttattaatttaatAAATAAAAGTTTACTTTCTTCAAACAAAATGTCCAAATAAATTATTCAAAATCTGGAGATAAATCAATGATAAAATGTGaaataggaaaagaaaatgtaaaaaacatgaaaaagaaagaaaaaacagaaagtAGACAGGCCCAAGTTAACATAGCGAAGATGGGCTTGCGAACCCACGCAGTAAGCATGGGGCAAGGTTTCACATCGTCCGAGTCCGTCAAACCTTAAGGACTGGCCGCAGTAGAAGGAAGCTCGGTCCCAAAACCCCAGTAGCGTTTCTTTTTGTGACGAAGCCCAAGTGGTTTGAGTGTCCAGCAAGACCAAAGTTTCTTTCTACGGATGGGCCATATCGAGGTCCAATTGTTTACGTGGTGGCTCATGTTCGGGCAGTCAACTTTGCCATTCTAAATTCTAAACTTGACAACAAGACTCGTAAATTGCTGATACATGAGTAGAGAAGATCATATGAGCATCCTGGATTCCTTGCTGAAATTTGGGATAAACCCAGACAAACAAGAAAGGAAGTTCCTCATGCACAAATTTCTAACGCTACCTATGACTTTCTCCagctgaaaaaaaattaaattgttCCTCCATGTTCTACTGTTATTTTGAGTCAACTAAATAATAGTAACAATGTTCCTCTCGACGATGATTTGCAGGGTCCATAGAGAGCAGCCAGGCTCCCCTTGACTGGCCGGCGCGCCTCCACATCGCCGCCAAGGTGGCCGACGGCATGGCCTTCATGCACTCCAGCCTGCGCGGCGATGGATCGGGCTCCTAttcgtcctcctccaccccctcCACCCCGTCCTCGGGCGAAGCCGCAACAGACGGCGCCAATGCcaacgccgtcgccgtcgcccacGGCAGCCTCAAGTCCTCCAACATCCTCTTCACGGCCAGCATGGAGCCCTGCGTCAGCGAGTACGGTGTCATCGCCCCGCCCCCGCAgctgggcggcggcagcagccggAGCTCCGGGCTGCGCGCGGACGTGCGCGCGTAcggggtgctgctgctggagctgctGACGGGGAAGTGCACGGCGGCGCAGGGCGACGGCGCGGAGCTGGCGCGGTGGGTGACGTCGGTGATCCGGGAGGAGTGGACGGCCGAGGTGTTCGACCGCGCGCTGCTctcccgcggcgccgccgtcagcGAGCAGCGGATGGTGCAGCTGCTGCAGGTCGCTATGAGGTGCGTCGAGGCCTCGCCCGGGGAAGCGCCGCCCACCATGAGGGAGGTCGCCGGGATGGTCAACGCCATCGTTGAGGAGGACGATCGGTCTCTCTCCGCGGAAGCATGACACGTACGAGAATACGAGATCGATCGAGAACTTTGGCCAGTCAGCAGTCTGATTAGTTTCCCTTTGAGCATATATATATCGATCACACTCCCtaattgtatttttcttcACTCAAATGACTACAAACAACTTCAATTTTATCatacctttttcttctttccgttTAATTTTCCACACTTGTGCGACGCCTCCCCGCACGCCTACCAAagtagagtaaatttcataaaatcaCAGTTTTTGACACATTCTTGTTTGAAAAAACACAATTTTAAAGTCAGTTTGTATCAATGAGCCCAAATTAACGAGTTAAGTCCGTTTggcaatttttctttttgctgggCCCCACATGTAAGACGACACGTCCGACCCGACCGGTTAGCCCGGCCGTTAGGATAAACCTtaaaatatataataaaagAGAACCGAGTGAGTACCTTATAAACTTTGGTGAGGCGTTGTTCAATAACTGTAATACACTTTTAGTTTCATCTTGCATATTCGCCAATCCTTGGGCTTGGTTCATGTCAATGGGAAAGCAACAGCATGTGGGATGCAATTCATGCCAAGTTTGTAACATATTGGATATCGACCGCGGCGGCGAAAGGTTGAAAGCCATGAAAATGACCCGTCGTGCCAATCTGTCCAAGGGTGCGGTCAATAAGggcctttgattcaaaggctTTCTAAGGCCTCATTCGGTTTGTACGATTTTCATAGGAAATCCAAAGGATTGAGAATTCCATAGGAAATTTCACTGTAGATGCATTCGTTTTGTAGGAAAGTGGCAAAGTGATTCCTTAGGAACACTACTAGTTTCCCAtgtttttggaggaaaatgAACATTAGGTCTAACCTCTTTTTTTCCgtaggaaagaagaaaagcatTCCTTAGGATGGCAAGTGCCACCCTACCATAATCCTatgtttctccttttttttttctcctatgTTTTACATTCTTTTGAACCGAATGAGCCCTAAAGGATTTTTGGAGGATTCCAATCCTTTGGAATTTTTCCTACATGGATcgtttgattcaaaggattgcAAATCATAGGAACTTTTCCTTAGGATTCATTTGCACTAGATTTCATAGGAAAACTtccatccactccaacctcttTATTAGAATCCTACGTTTTTCCTATGCACAATCAAACATCATTTGAGGCCTTATTCGGTTCGCAGGATTTTGAAAacataggaataggaaaagtGGAGGATTAGAATGCAATGCACATTGCAATCCATAAGATTTTCAAACGAGGTCTCCCCTAATGCTTAGAATTCTTAGGAATTAGGCCAATTTGGACACATTCCTTAGGAATCTAGCATGTCCATTCCTACGAAACGAATGCTACACATAGAGAAAAATCCTAAGGGTTGAAATCATGTAGAAATCCTTTAAGAATCCTGCAATGCGAATGAGCCGAATCATGTAGTATTCCAGATGACATGCCACTTTAATCCTgtatttttcctattcctgtgTTTTGAAAATCctgcgaatcaaagaggccctaaaaAGAGGTCGGATGCTCTCATCTGCATTACAAAACAACACACTATGCTACATTTTCACTTTCGCATGGTGAGATTATCTTTGGTGAGGATCACCCATTCACCCCTCGACGAAGATGCCACGTGAGCATCTTGATTTGAAACGTATCTTAGCCTTCCAAAAGTGCTCCATCCGtcacataattcttgtctcaaatttatacccgaaaatggatgtatctatttctaaaaaacgtatagatacatgtaatatttcgacaagaattatgagacggagggagtattttttttcaggacAATTAGTGTTACCTGAAGCCACATACATGAACTTCGCTGTGAATTGCTAAGAAGAATGGAGAAACCAGCAGAACGAATCCGTCTGGCTATCCGCCAAGCTTGGCCAGCGTAGGTTTGGCCTCAACGATTGTTTTGCTGAagattgttttgttttgttaaagAGAGTTGTGGCATTTAGGTCAAAGCTCTTGTACTAATAAAACTTCTGAAAATTTGGGATTCAGTTCCCGAATCTCAGAGGTTTTTAAACGCAAAAGGCAGAGCGAAccttgtaacatgcaagaatGAAAACGAGGGTTGACTAATCCAAATGATCCCGAGCTATCCTATGCGTGCGTGGAGCCGAGCATGCAGGAGATGGTTGGCTGGCTGGGTTTGACTTGATCGCACATGTAGTACAGCCACGCCACAACGTAGAGCCTGCAACTTTTGCTGTCCAAATCTAGCCTACCCGGCACCGTAAgtaagaggaggagggagggagcccgTGCCATGGAATTGATGAGCGCGAGCCAGCCTATGAATCGGACGCGCAACCACACATGCCGAAGTGGACGTGACCGTCCTGATCTGA carries:
- the LOC100834531 gene encoding putative inactive receptor-like protein kinase At1g64210; translated protein: MGRIRILAAAVVLALLACWPTCEVRGKETDDVLTSLVEFLATLAGGDPAAPQRIGWNASVDPCAGTGVASQWGKTVTCFDTTETNAGHVKKIELEALGLSGTIDAASLCAAPALRVVSLQGNALRGELPAGVSACSGLTHLYVDGNRLSGPLPGSSVSQLRKLLVLDVSRNDFSGELPAGLSAVHGLKRFIANDNQFVGTVPDFNLPSLENFTVSNNNLTGPIPQSLQRFGSESFSGNAAGMCGEPALSACPLPPPNDETADQDEEDKESKSRRTRRVLMYLGYALLGAVILGFVVYKICSRKRKNKLGRKSRGGKVKDAFDSSDPTTTTTMTASKSASAASAYSLPASVERSAAAAPSTSSLVVLRRSGTASVTSTAAAAAAKELRFEDLLKSPAELLGRGRYGSSYKVVVPSGAALAVKRVKDASVSDDEFRRRMERVARARHPAVLPPLAFYCAAQEKLVVYEFLANGSLAKILHGSIESSQAPLDWPARLHIAAKVADGMAFMHSSLRGDGSGSYSSSSTPSTPSSGEAATDGANANAVAVAHGSLKSSNILFTASMEPCVSEYGVIAPPPQLGGGSSRSSGLRADVRAYGVLLLELLTGKCTAAQGDGAELARWVTSVIREEWTAEVFDRALLSRGAAVSEQRMVQLLQVAMRCVEASPGEAPPTMREVAGMVNAIVEEDDRSLSAEA